Proteins found in one Miscanthus floridulus cultivar M001 chromosome 4, ASM1932011v1, whole genome shotgun sequence genomic segment:
- the LOC136551440 gene encoding uncharacterized protein — MRSSKERLSKGVFSHAETVGAPVSYQRRDALEELEEASDPHKEELNEVDAPKQDQDEDVVIIEDEKLMEETSAEEPSVTNQECTDKSEMQEHQLDDEECHAPLATPEQQWWFAKSQCQPQQNRDGRKRQFLRLLS; from the exons ATGCGGTCGAGCAAGGAGCGTCTCTCGAAAG GTGTCTTCTCTCATGCAGAGACTGTGGGTGCACCGGTTTCTTACCAGCGACGTGATGCTCTGGAAGAGTTGGAAGAGGCTTCTGACCCTCATAAAGAAGAGTTAAACGAGGTGGACGCACCGAAACAAGACCAAGATGAAG ACGTCGTTATCATTGAGGATGAGAAGCTAATGGAAGAGACCTCAGCAGAAGAGCCATCTGTGACCAATCAGGAGTGTACGGATAAATCGGAAATGCAAGAACACCAATTGGACGATGAGGAGTGTCATGCTCCCTTGGCGACCCCCGAG CAGCAGTGGTGGTTTGCAAAATCGCAGTGTCAACCACAGCAAAATCGTGATGGGCGAAAGCGACAGTTTCTTAGGTTACTCAGTTGA